ATGGTGGTGTCAGGTACCTCGCCCAGGGCGATGTCAGCCTGGTCAGGGAAGCCAGCCACGAACGTGGTCTGCTCACCCACAACGCGCCGCATCTTGTCCGTAATCTCTCTTTTGTGATCCCGACGTTCAGCTTCTGGGAAAATATTAAATACACCATCGGCCTGAAATTATATGACTGGCTCGCCGGCAGACTCAGTCTCGGCAAGTCTAAACATATCTCCAAATCTGAAGCACTGCAACGATTGCCCACACTCAAGCCGGATAAACTGGCGGGCGGTGTCCTCTACCATGATGGCCAGTTCGATGATTCCCGTCTGGCGGTCAACCTGGCACAAACGATTGTGGATAAAGGTGGTACTGCGCTGAATTATATGCGGGTAACCGGCCTGCACAAAGATCAGTTCGGCACTATCAGTGGTGTAACGGTAAGGGATACACTGAACGGCGGACACGATATCTACCTGAATACCAAGGCTGTTATCAACGCCACCGGCGTCTTTGCGGATGATATCCTGGAAATGGATAATCCCAGCGCGCCTAAGTCTATCGCTGCCAGCCAGGGGGTACACGTGGTGCTGGACAGGGAATTCCTTCCCGGCCATGATGCCCTGATGATCCCGGCCACCAGCGACGGCCGCGTGCTGTTCGCCGTTCCATGGCACAATAAAGTGGTGGTAGGTACCACTGATACGCCGGTAAATACGATCAGCCTGGAACCACACGCACTGGAATCTGAAATTAATTTTATCCTCACCACGGCCGATCAATACCTGGCTCATCCGCCAAAACGCTCGGATGTTCGCAGTGTATGGGCCGGACTCCGCCCACTGGCCGCCCCCAAGGCAGAGGGACATAAAACCAAGGAAATCTCACGCAGCCATAAAATCATTGCTGCCAGCTCCGGACTCATGACTATCATCGGTGGTAAATGGACGACCTACCGCCGCATGGGACAAGACGTAATCCATCAGCTGGAACACACCATGCGCTGGAAAGAAACGGAAACAGCTACAGAGGAACTGCCAATCCACGGCGCCATGGCTAACGTGAACTGGGAGGATCCCTGGTATTTTTATGGTAGCGATGAAGCAGCCATCCGCCAGCTGGCAAACGATAATCCGGTGCTCAACGAAACAATCAGCGAAGCATTTAGTATTAAAAAAGCCCAGGTGGCCTGGGCGGTAAGAGAAGAAATGGCCCGGAATATTGAAGATTTCCTGGCCCGAAGGGTAAGATTGCTGTTCCTGGATGCAAGAGAAGCACTTCGTATAGCCCCTGCCGTAGCAGAAGTAATGGCGGCAGAACTGAAAAAAGATGATCGCTGGATAGCAGGTCAGCTGGAGGCGTTCAAAAAAGAAGCGAATATTTACTTAATAGACCCGGTAAGCTGAAAGCTATACCGGGTCTGAATGTTATCGGATTACATCCATTTTACTTTCTCACTGACTGGCTTAACACGTTTGCCGGCAACTGCAGGCTCATCTGTGTAACCCAGGTAGAATAAGCCCAACACCTGGTCTTCCTCTCCCAGGCCCAGGTAATCTTTCATGGCAGGGTGAAGCGTCATACCGCCGGTTCCCCAGTAAGCTGCAATATGGCGGGCATGTGCACTCAGCCACATATTCTGCACGCCGCAGGCTACAGCTGCCACTTCTTCCACTACCGGAATATTCGGCTTATTACCGCGCTTCATACAGATCGCGATAACGTGAGAAGCCAGGTCGCCCTGCGATTTCAGCTTATCATAGTTGCCGGAAATGAATTTTTCCGCAGGCGTATATTGTTTGTAGAGATCAGCATGCGCTGTACAGAATTCCTGTACTTTGTCGCCGCCATACACTACAAAATACCATGGCTCGGTATAGCCGTGAGTAGGCGCCCAGTCAGCGCTCTGTAACAGTTCATTGATTGTCTCATCCGCGATTTTCTTACCGTTCATACTGGTCGGCTTGATGTTGCGGCGACTGCTGATTAGATTGTCCACCAGGGTGGCTGCTGTTGTTGTATCGATCATTTCTTTAATTTTTATTTTTCCAGGCTGGCTTTCATTTCTGCTGAAAGCTTCGCTACTTTACGTGTGTTGTAATCAAAACATACCATACCTGTTTTTCCTTCAGCTACAGTGATCTGCTTTTCATCCCTGGTAGTGGTAATGCGGTAAAAAAGTTCAAATCCGAAAGTACTAAACTCTCCGGCTGCAACCTCCACTTTAAAGATATCCCCATGGAATGCTTCGCCTTTATAGGCGATAGCCACATCTGCCATGATCAAACCGGTGTTGGTACTGTGGTCCAGCTCTTTATAGCCCAGCTGTTGCAGGTATTGTATTCTGGCTTCATGCATGATAGACAGAATAGCATCATTGCCCACATGGCCGCCATAATTTACATCCTGGATCCTAACGGGAATGGTTATACTAAAACTGAATTGCGCAGGTAGATCTATTTTAATTCTTGCCATTATATTGGTTTAGGGAGATGATTATGCGTTTACAGATTTCAGGAATTCGGCAAACAGATGATGCGCCTTCGCACGGTGACTATATTGGTTTTTCTCTGCCAGGTCCATTTCTGCAAAAGATTTGCTGGCACCTTCCGGAACAAAGATAGGATCATAGCCAAACCCTTTTTCACCCTGCACAGCAGTAGTAATATGGCCTTTGCAGATCCCTTCAAACTGATATTCCTTACCATCCAGTATCAATGACAATACGGTACGGAACTGTGCTTCCCTGTTGGTAACTCCTTCCATTTCCTGCAATACCTTAGTGATATTGTCTGCCGCCAGCTTCTGCTCACCGGCATATCTTGCAGATAATACACCTGGTGCACCGTTCAGGGCGGTAATTTCCAGGCCGGTATCTTCTCCGAAGCAATTGGTGCCGGTCATTCTGTAAATGGTTTCGGATTTCTCAAGGGCATTGGCTTCCAGGGTATCATGTGGTTCCGGTATGTCGATGTCAATACCGGCATCCTGTAATGTAATGATATCGAAGTTGTTGCCAACCAATGACTTAAACTCTTTTACCTTGTTCTCGTTGTTCGTCGCAAAAATTAATTTCATAAAACTTTCCTTATAGCTGCCGGCATTAGCCGATGGTGAGTAATTGTTTGAGTCCTGCCCATAACCTTGCCTTCATCGTTTTATCACTGCCTATTACCGACAAATGATCTGAAAACAGCACAGTACTGCCGCCTATAGTAAATAACTGATAGGAGGGAAGGTCGTCTATTTTTAATTGAGCCGGTGCGATGCCGAATACAACGGCCTGTTTTATATTGAGTGCCTGTTGCCACTCCCTGAAACTCAAATCCGGGTAAGATTGGATGTTTACAAGGGCCACATCCTGCATCCCCAGTTTGCAGGCATTTAATATATTAGTAAGGAGATTGAATAAATCGTCGTTCAAATATGGTTCATTTTCGTTTTGTATGAAGAGGACCACGTTTTTTTGATTTTCTCCTAAATATTTGACATTCGGCAAAGGTTTTTGCGGTTCGGCCACGGACTTGCTTTCGCCGGGAATGATCGGCTGGGCAAAGATTTTGGCCAGAAAGTAAGGGTCTAATTGCAAATCCTCAAGTGCCATAATTATTATAATTAAAATTAATATGAAGGCCCCGCGTGGGGAAAAATCAGTTTATTTGCAAAGCCGTGCCTGTTGAGGCGGGGCAAGTCGCAACGAAAGTGTAAAAATATTGAGATAAAATTGATTAACCATGATGGTAACTAAATCAGCAGTAAGGGAAGAAGCTGAAAAGAAGATCAAAGTCACCAAAACCGAGCACAGCAGAATAGGTGAGATAGATTTTAATAATCTGGTATTTGGTAAGAAATATGCCGACCATATGTTGGTGGCAGATTTCGATGGTAAAGAGTGGATTAACGCAGAAATTGTCCCTTTCCAGAATCTTTCAGTAAGTCCTTCCAATGCTGCATGGCATTACGGCCAGGCTATATTTGAGGGTATTAAGGCCTACAAGGACCCACAGGAAAATCCAATGATTTTCCGCCCTTATGATAACTATAAGCGCTTCAACCTGTCCGCCGAAAGAATGGGTATGCCTTCCGTTCCGGAATGGCTGTTCATCGGTGGTATGGATATGTTGATCGATATGGACCGCAACTGGGTACCAACCGGCGAAGGTTGCTCCCTCTACCTGCGTCCGTTCATGATCGCCGCAGACGAGTTCATCGGGGTACGTCCTTCCGAAACTTACAAATTTGCTATTATCAATTCTCCATCCGGCCCATACTTTAATAAGCCTATTAAATTACTGGTGCAGGATAAATATGTACGTGCCTTCCCTGGTGGCGTAGGTTTTGCAAAAGCTGCCGGTAACTACGGCGGTGCCATGTATCCTACCATGCAGGCTAAACAGAAAGGTTTCGACCAGATCCTCTGGGTAGATGGTTTTGAACACAAATACCTGCAGGAATGCGGTACCATGAACGTTTTCGCTATCATCGGCAACACTGCCGTTACGCCAGACCTGACCCAGGGAACCATCCTGGAAGGTGTTACCCGTAACAGCGTAATGGACGTATTGAAAGATATGGGCCTCATCGTTGAAGAACGCCCGGTTTCCATCGATGAACTGGTAACCGCATATAATAATGGTACACTCCGCGAAGTATTTGGTACCGGTACCGCTGCCAGCGTAGCCTATGTAGAACAACTGGACTACCTGGACAACCAGCTGAAACTGGACACCACTAAATATGAAGTAGGTGCCGAAGTTATCCGCCGCCTCGATGGTATCCGTACCGGAAAAGCAGC
The Chitinophaga sp. Cy-1792 genome window above contains:
- a CDS encoding glycerol-3-phosphate dehydrogenase/oxidase — its product is MKREEIVDSLRTDLEPWDIIVVGGGATGLGAALEAVTRGYRTLVLEQVDFAKSTSSKSTKLVHGGVRYLAQGDVSLVREASHERGLLTHNAPHLVRNLSFVIPTFSFWENIKYTIGLKLYDWLAGRLSLGKSKHISKSEALQRLPTLKPDKLAGGVLYHDGQFDDSRLAVNLAQTIVDKGGTALNYMRVTGLHKDQFGTISGVTVRDTLNGGHDIYLNTKAVINATGVFADDILEMDNPSAPKSIAASQGVHVVLDREFLPGHDALMIPATSDGRVLFAVPWHNKVVVGTTDTPVNTISLEPHALESEINFILTTADQYLAHPPKRSDVRSVWAGLRPLAAPKAEGHKTKEISRSHKIIAASSGLMTIIGGKWTTYRRMGQDVIHQLEHTMRWKETETATEELPIHGAMANVNWEDPWYFYGSDEAAIRQLANDNPVLNETISEAFSIKKAQVAWAVREEMARNIEDFLARRVRLLFLDAREALRIAPAVAEVMAAELKKDDRWIAGQLEAFKKEANIYLIDPVS
- a CDS encoding nitroreductase, giving the protein MIDTTTAATLVDNLISSRRNIKPTSMNGKKIADETINELLQSADWAPTHGYTEPWYFVVYGGDKVQEFCTAHADLYKQYTPAEKFISGNYDKLKSQGDLASHVIAICMKRGNKPNIPVVEEVAAVACGVQNMWLSAHARHIAAYWGTGGMTLHPAMKDYLGLGEEDQVLGLFYLGYTDEPAVAGKRVKPVSEKVKWM
- a CDS encoding thioesterase family protein, whose amino-acid sequence is MARIKIDLPAQFSFSITIPVRIQDVNYGGHVGNDAILSIMHEARIQYLQQLGYKELDHSTNTGLIMADVAIAYKGEAFHGDIFKVEVAAGEFSTFGFELFYRITTTRDEKQITVAEGKTGMVCFDYNTRKVAKLSAEMKASLEK
- the rdgB gene encoding RdgB/HAM1 family non-canonical purine NTP pyrophosphatase: MKLIFATNNENKVKEFKSLVGNNFDIITLQDAGIDIDIPEPHDTLEANALEKSETIYRMTGTNCFGEDTGLEITALNGAPGVLSARYAGEQKLAADNITKVLQEMEGVTNREAQFRTVLSLILDGKEYQFEGICKGHITTAVQGEKGFGYDPIFVPEGASKSFAEMDLAEKNQYSHRAKAHHLFAEFLKSVNA
- a CDS encoding branched-chain amino acid aminotransferase, giving the protein MMVTKSAVREEAEKKIKVTKTEHSRIGEIDFNNLVFGKKYADHMLVADFDGKEWINAEIVPFQNLSVSPSNAAWHYGQAIFEGIKAYKDPQENPMIFRPYDNYKRFNLSAERMGMPSVPEWLFIGGMDMLIDMDRNWVPTGEGCSLYLRPFMIAADEFIGVRPSETYKFAIINSPSGPYFNKPIKLLVQDKYVRAFPGGVGFAKAAGNYGGAMYPTMQAKQKGFDQILWVDGFEHKYLQECGTMNVFAIIGNTAVTPDLTQGTILEGVTRNSVMDVLKDMGLIVEERPVSIDELVTAYNNGTLREVFGTGTAASVAYVEQLDYLDNQLKLDTTKYEVGAEVIRRLDGIRTGKAADTRNWNYIVGE